Proteins encoded together in one Maribacter dokdonensis DSW-8 window:
- a CDS encoding amidase family protein has product MKKLLLLMVIIFLGACKTEQDTKERREIVLWTPYDDSLEVAGNADHDNTRMRYKLIQSKVLDKNEVFRPLYKEVSNLTEEKYKLLLPMILEQDIFVIRNHIKEGRLTYEDLVLFYLYRIYKYELDNTTTLNTVIALNEDVVQQARELDEQNEKGVATQIQHPIYGMPILLKDNINTVGMKTTAGSIALMDNKTEDSFIVRQLKKNGALILGKVNLSEWAYFLCSGCPVGYSAYGGQTLNPYGRRIFETGGSSSGSGTAVAANYAVAAVGTETSGSILSPSSQNSVVGLKPTIGLLSRSGLVPISSTLDTPGPMTKNVKDNAILLSAMLGYDEVDSASMEDNYPGILSAGLNPEPLNEIRLGAIKELMESDSIYRKTIDKLKKEGATIIEIVPPEVSMDGFLSILNIDMRNDLPSYLRNYTDPNLVKIKSLEDAVAFNNNDSLVRIPYGQALFNGIVSDTTTSSELEEIKLNLEKNGRTFFNSAMDKNRLDAILSINNYHAGYAAVAKYPALTVPMGYKPSGEPISLTFIGKQFTEAKLLRIGKAYEEKFPVRIMPTDYRN; this is encoded by the coding sequence ATGAAAAAACTCCTTTTGTTAATGGTCATCATTTTTTTGGGTGCCTGTAAAACTGAACAGGATACAAAAGAAAGGCGTGAAATTGTTCTTTGGACTCCCTATGACGATTCATTAGAAGTAGCTGGTAATGCCGATCATGATAATACTCGTATGCGGTACAAATTGATTCAATCTAAAGTGCTTGATAAAAATGAAGTGTTTAGGCCGCTATATAAAGAGGTTTCTAATCTGACGGAAGAAAAATACAAACTACTGCTACCTATGATTTTGGAGCAAGATATTTTTGTAATTCGAAATCATATCAAAGAAGGGAGATTAACTTATGAGGATTTGGTTCTGTTTTATTTATACCGTATTTATAAATATGAATTGGATAATACCACAACGTTAAATACCGTAATTGCTCTTAATGAAGATGTTGTTCAGCAAGCTCGTGAGTTGGACGAGCAAAATGAAAAAGGAGTTGCCACCCAAATACAACATCCAATCTATGGCATGCCCATATTGTTAAAGGATAATATTAATACCGTAGGAATGAAAACAACGGCCGGTTCAATTGCTCTTATGGACAATAAAACGGAAGATTCATTTATAGTACGGCAACTTAAAAAGAATGGTGCTTTAATTTTGGGTAAGGTAAATTTAAGCGAATGGGCTTATTTTTTATGTTCAGGTTGCCCAGTAGGGTATAGCGCATATGGTGGTCAAACTTTGAACCCCTATGGTCGTAGAATATTTGAAACAGGCGGTTCCAGTTCTGGTAGTGGAACTGCAGTTGCGGCAAACTATGCAGTTGCGGCCGTTGGTACAGAGACATCAGGGTCTATATTGTCACCTAGTAGTCAAAATTCTGTTGTGGGCTTAAAACCAACCATAGGTTTATTAAGTAGGTCAGGATTAGTTCCTATATCCAGTACTTTGGACACTCCCGGTCCAATGACCAAAAATGTAAAGGACAATGCTATTTTATTATCGGCTATGTTGGGTTATGATGAGGTGGATAGTGCATCTATGGAAGATAACTATCCGGGCATTTTATCCGCAGGCCTTAATCCTGAACCTCTAAATGAAATTAGGTTAGGAGCCATTAAAGAGCTAATGGAATCTGATAGTATCTATAGAAAAACTATAGATAAACTAAAAAAAGAAGGTGCTACAATTATAGAAATAGTACCTCCGGAAGTAAGTATGGACGGATTCTTAAGTATATTAAATATTGACATGCGAAATGATTTACCCTCTTATTTAAGGAATTATACGGATCCTAACTTAGTGAAGATAAAATCTCTTGAAGATGCAGTAGCATTCAACAATAATGATTCTTTAGTAAGAATCCCTTATGGTCAAGCGCTATTTAATGGCATAGTTTCAGATACCACAACTAGCTCAGAATTAGAGGAAATAAAACTGAATTTAGAAAAAAATGGACGAACGTTTTTTAATTCAGCTATGGATAAGAATAGGTTAGATGCAATACTTTCTATTAATAATTATCATGCAGGTTATGCTGCTGTTGCAAAATATCCAGCGCTTACAGTGCCTATGGGTTATAAACCATCTGGAGAACCAATTAGTCTAACTTTTATAGGCAAACAATTCACTGAAGCCAAATTGCTTAGAATTGGTAAAGCATATGAAGAAAAATTTCCTGTCAGGATCATGCCTACAGACTACAGAAATTAA
- a CDS encoding metallophosphoesterase, translated as MKRRGFIKNTFRWGGGLGLLVGLYSWQIEPFWLKYVHLKMPLKNLPDALVGKTLMQISDIHIGNSFDYQYIIDSFEEAQKLNPDFVVYTGDYVTYENNEQIDQLNEVLQYVVKGTLGTIGILGNHDYGIDFVEEPVAKTITESLRAVGVTMLRNDAIEIDGLNFLGMDDFWGSNFYPLKATAKYRPEMANITLCHNPDVCDLPVWNNFKGWILSGHTHGGQVKPPFLPAPLLPVKNKNYDAGIKKLGKGKTLYINSAIGCLRQVRLNVRPEITVFELTKEV; from the coding sequence ATGAAAAGAAGGGGATTTATAAAGAACACTTTTCGATGGGGAGGGGGATTAGGGTTGTTGGTCGGTTTATATAGTTGGCAAATAGAGCCTTTTTGGCTGAAATATGTTCATTTAAAAATGCCATTAAAAAACTTACCTGATGCCCTTGTAGGTAAAACACTGATGCAGATTAGTGATATACATATCGGTAATTCGTTCGATTATCAATATATCATAGATTCGTTTGAGGAAGCACAAAAATTGAATCCTGATTTTGTAGTCTATACTGGAGATTATGTAACCTATGAAAATAACGAACAGATTGATCAGTTGAATGAGGTGCTACAATATGTGGTAAAGGGTACTTTAGGTACTATAGGTATTCTAGGTAATCATGATTATGGTATCGACTTTGTCGAAGAACCTGTGGCAAAGACCATCACTGAAAGTTTAAGGGCAGTAGGCGTCACCATGTTGAGAAATGATGCTATTGAAATAGACGGACTCAATTTTTTGGGAATGGATGATTTTTGGGGAAGTAATTTCTATCCCTTGAAAGCTACCGCTAAATATAGACCTGAAATGGCGAATATCACTTTATGTCACAATCCTGATGTATGCGATTTACCTGTTTGGAACAATTTTAAGGGGTGGATATTATCTGGTCATACCCACGGTGGGCAAGTAAAACCACCATTTTTACCCGCTCCATTACTTCCAGTGAAAAATAAAAATTACGATGCAGGTATTAAAAAATTGGGAAAAGGAAAAACGCTTTATATAAACAGTGCCATAGGATGTCTTCGCCAAGTACGCTTAAATGTAAGACCAGAGATTACGGTTTTTGAGCTTACAAAAGAAGTTTAG
- a CDS encoding nitroreductase family protein has protein sequence MDFKQFAENRYTTKKYDATRKISNSDIQDLKDILKLSPSSINSQPWLFTFVSNEQIKDDLAEASYFNASKIKDASHLVVFSVMDNLLEFERRVEENLNEGSVRFYKQFVKPQPHEKTINWLTHQVYITLGFFLAACAAMEIDSTPMEGIEPEKYKEILKLKDHKVLFSVAIGYRHKEDSTQPNLIGKFRLPSETVIQTID, from the coding sequence ATGGACTTTAAGCAATTTGCAGAAAATAGGTACACAACTAAAAAATATGATGCAACCCGTAAGATATCAAATTCAGATATTCAAGATTTAAAGGATATACTCAAACTAAGTCCTTCTTCAATTAATAGCCAACCATGGTTATTTACTTTTGTATCAAATGAACAAATAAAAGATGATTTAGCCGAAGCATCTTATTTTAATGCTTCCAAAATTAAGGATGCTAGTCATTTAGTTGTATTTAGCGTTATGGACAACTTGCTAGAATTTGAAAGAAGAGTTGAAGAAAATCTAAATGAAGGTTCTGTGAGGTTCTATAAACAATTTGTAAAACCACAACCGCACGAAAAAACCATTAATTGGCTTACCCATCAAGTATACATAACATTAGGTTTCTTTTTGGCAGCCTGTGCAGCTATGGAAATAGACTCTACACCCATGGAAGGTATTGAACCTGAAAAATACAAGGAAATTCTAAAACTCAAAGATCATAAAGTTTTATTTTCGGTTGCAATTGGCTACAGGCATAAGGAAGATAGTACACAACCCAATTTAATAGGTAAATTTAGATTACCTTCCGAGACTGTAATACAAACTATTGATTAG
- a CDS encoding serine hydrolase domain-containing protein encodes MKFSQYFSLIALLSVFVSCSSDSEPSTETGKSGTPPAVTPVPTETYFPPISRTNEWETLSMETLGWNEDEVSNLYFFLENNNTDAFIIIKDGRIVIEKYFGDFKSDDNHAWNSAGKNLTAMLTGIAQEEGFLNILEPTSTYLGEGWTNMPLNQEQNITIKNQLTMTTGLDYTVEDIFCTDPECLNFLNDPNTFWYYHNGPYTMLDDVIANATERDFNSYFSEKIKEPIGMQGLFLKIGYNNVFFSTARSMARFGILNLNQGNWDGTSILSDQEYFNAMTNSSQNHNLAYGYLYWLNGKSSFRLPSSEDEFTGSLIPNAPDDLIAGLGLNDQKLYMVPSLDMVIVRMGGASNEELLGPSSFDNELWELINAVIEN; translated from the coding sequence ATGAAATTCTCCCAATATTTCAGCCTAATTGCCCTACTATCTGTTTTTGTTTCATGTTCAAGTGATTCTGAACCATCTACTGAAACAGGAAAAAGTGGAACGCCACCTGCTGTAACACCAGTACCTACCGAAACATATTTTCCACCTATTTCCAGAACAAACGAGTGGGAAACCCTTTCTATGGAAACATTAGGATGGAATGAAGATGAAGTCAGTAACTTATACTTCTTTTTAGAAAATAACAATACAGATGCTTTCATTATAATAAAGGACGGAAGAATTGTCATAGAAAAATACTTTGGTGATTTTAAATCTGACGACAATCATGCATGGAATTCCGCTGGAAAAAATTTAACTGCAATGTTAACAGGTATTGCCCAAGAAGAAGGTTTCTTAAATATATTGGAACCCACATCTACCTATTTAGGTGAGGGATGGACAAATATGCCCTTAAACCAAGAACAGAATATTACTATTAAGAACCAATTGACAATGACAACCGGTCTAGATTATACGGTTGAAGATATTTTCTGTACTGACCCAGAATGCTTAAACTTTTTAAATGACCCAAATACATTTTGGTACTACCATAACGGACCGTATACTATGTTAGATGATGTAATTGCTAACGCTACAGAAAGAGATTTCAATTCATATTTCTCCGAAAAAATCAAAGAACCTATTGGTATGCAAGGTTTGTTCCTTAAAATAGGATACAACAACGTATTTTTCAGTACCGCAAGAAGTATGGCCCGCTTCGGAATTTTAAACCTTAACCAAGGTAATTGGGATGGCACCTCTATTCTTTCCGACCAAGAATATTTTAATGCCATGACCAATTCGTCTCAAAACCATAACCTTGCTTACGGCTACCTCTATTGGTTAAACGGTAAAAGCAGCTTTAGACTACCAAGTTCAGAAGACGAATTTACAGGTAGCTTAATACCTAATGCTCCAGACGACCTTATCGCAGGACTTGGCTTAAACGATCAAAAGTTATATATGGTACCAAGCTTAGATATGGTTATAGTACGTATGGGCGGAGCTAGCAATGAAGAACTTTTAGGACCTTCTAGTTTTGACAACGAATTATGGGAATTGATAAATGCAGTAATAGAAAATTAA
- the rimO gene encoding 30S ribosomal protein S12 methylthiotransferase RimO: MRTKSLKRNKINVVTLGCSKNVYDSEVLMGQLKANDKEVVHEEEGNIVVINTCGFIANAKEESVNTILEYVQKKEEGAVDKVFVTGCLSERYKPDLQKEIPNVDEYFGTSELPGLLKALGADYKHELIGERLTTTPKNYAYLKIAEGCDRPCSFCAIPLMRGKHKSTPIEELVTEAEKLAGKGVKELILIAQDLTYYGLDLYKKRNLAELLEALVKVEGIEWIRLHYAFPAGFPMDVLDVMNREPKVCNYLDIPLQHISDSILKSMRRGTTEAKTTKLLKEFREAVPEMTIRTTLIVGYPGETEEDFEILKNWVIAMRFERLGCFTYSHEENTHAYSLVDDVPEEVKQERANIIMEIQSQISWELNQHKVGETFRCIIDRKEGNYFIGRTEFDSPDVDNEVLIDATKHYVKQGEFVNVKITEAADFDLYGEPV; encoded by the coding sequence ATGAGGACAAAATCTCTTAAGAGGAACAAAATCAACGTAGTAACGCTAGGTTGTTCAAAAAATGTTTATGATTCTGAAGTACTCATGGGCCAATTAAAGGCTAACGACAAAGAAGTTGTGCATGAAGAAGAAGGGAACATCGTAGTAATTAACACATGCGGCTTTATTGCTAATGCCAAAGAAGAGAGTGTTAATACCATTTTAGAATATGTTCAAAAGAAAGAAGAAGGTGCGGTTGATAAAGTTTTTGTAACCGGTTGCTTAAGTGAACGCTATAAGCCAGATTTGCAAAAAGAGATACCAAATGTAGATGAGTATTTTGGCACTAGTGAATTGCCAGGGTTATTAAAAGCGCTAGGAGCAGATTATAAGCATGAGTTAATAGGTGAGCGTTTGACCACTACACCAAAAAACTATGCTTATTTGAAAATAGCCGAAGGTTGTGATAGACCTTGTTCATTTTGCGCTATTCCATTAATGCGTGGTAAACATAAAAGTACACCAATTGAAGAATTGGTGACAGAAGCTGAAAAACTTGCCGGCAAAGGGGTAAAAGAACTTATTTTGATAGCTCAAGATTTAACTTACTACGGTCTTGACCTTTATAAGAAAAGAAATCTTGCCGAATTATTAGAGGCATTAGTGAAAGTTGAAGGTATTGAATGGATACGTTTGCATTATGCATTTCCGGCAGGTTTTCCAATGGATGTACTTGATGTAATGAATAGGGAACCAAAAGTCTGTAACTATTTGGATATCCCATTACAACATATATCTGATAGTATTTTAAAAAGTATGCGTCGTGGTACTACGGAGGCTAAAACGACCAAGTTGTTAAAAGAATTTAGGGAGGCGGTACCTGAAATGACCATTAGGACCACCTTAATCGTAGGATATCCAGGAGAGACCGAAGAAGATTTTGAAATTCTTAAAAATTGGGTAATTGCCATGCGTTTTGAGCGTTTGGGGTGTTTTACATATAGCCATGAAGAAAATACACATGCCTATAGTTTGGTTGATGATGTGCCTGAAGAAGTAAAGCAAGAACGTGCAAATATCATCATGGAAATACAATCTCAAATTTCTTGGGAATTGAACCAACATAAAGTAGGTGAAACATTTAGATGCATAATTGATCGTAAAGAAGGAAATTACTTTATCGGAAGAACTGAGTTTGATTCACCGGATGTGGATAATGAAGTGTTGATCGATGCTACTAAACATTATGTGAAACAGGGAGAATTTGTAAATGTGAAAATTACAGAGGCCGCAGATTTTGATTTATACGGTGAGCCTGTTTAA
- a CDS encoding DUF3999 family protein, with product MKSNNYHLTFFAFIITSFSFAQMHSYAKKIELKGIDSLWHNIEIPNSVFKDLNANLSDIRIYGITATDTIEAPYIHKTSKATQANDEISFNLLNRVHNTKGYYFTYELPNKETINEIILDLKDQNFNWEITLEGSQHQKQWFTILEDYRILSINNDQTNYAFTTLKFSDTSYRYYRLLIKSEVEPKLATVKILKKAKKEAAYRNYQVQSFQVKEQEKNTIVDVELSTKVPLDFLTVTVDDNFDYNRSISLQYLADSVKSEKGWYYNYRPLTTKTLSSMEDNNFELPSILAKKVRIIILNYDNQPLNISSVTLRGFIHTLTTRFTAPANYFMVYGKNTDKSPNYDIAKTKIILPQNITNLNLGKTIDIQKKESITTAPLFENKWWLWGITGLIIILLGYFTIGMMKKEL from the coding sequence ATGAAGTCAAATAATTATCACTTAACATTCTTTGCCTTTATAATAACATCATTTTCTTTTGCGCAAATGCATTCCTATGCTAAAAAAATAGAACTAAAAGGGATAGATAGCTTATGGCACAACATTGAAATACCAAATTCCGTATTTAAAGATTTGAATGCCAACTTAAGCGATATTAGAATTTATGGCATAACCGCAACAGATACTATTGAAGCGCCTTATATACACAAGACTTCAAAGGCAACCCAGGCCAACGACGAAATTTCTTTTAATCTTTTGAATCGGGTTCATAATACAAAAGGATATTACTTCACCTATGAATTGCCAAATAAAGAAACCATCAATGAGATTATACTAGATTTAAAAGACCAAAATTTCAACTGGGAAATAACTTTAGAGGGTAGTCAGCATCAAAAACAATGGTTCACCATTTTGGAAGATTATCGCATTCTATCCATAAACAATGACCAGACCAATTACGCCTTTACAACTCTAAAATTTTCCGATACCAGCTATAGGTATTATCGCTTATTGATCAAGAGTGAAGTAGAGCCAAAATTAGCTACGGTGAAAATTCTTAAAAAGGCAAAAAAGGAAGCCGCATATCGAAATTATCAGGTACAATCATTTCAAGTAAAAGAACAAGAAAAGAATACTATTGTTGATGTGGAACTAAGCACCAAGGTACCATTAGATTTTTTAACTGTCACAGTAGATGATAATTTTGACTATAATAGATCCATATCATTACAATATTTAGCAGATAGTGTTAAATCGGAAAAAGGCTGGTATTATAATTATAGACCTCTGACCACCAAAACACTTTCTTCAATGGAAGATAACAACTTTGAACTTCCTAGTATACTAGCAAAAAAAGTACGTATCATTATATTAAACTATGACAATCAACCCCTGAACATTTCCAGTGTAACACTAAGAGGTTTTATACACACCTTAACAACACGCTTTACCGCGCCTGCCAATTACTTTATGGTGTATGGAAAAAATACAGACAAATCTCCAAATTACGACATTGCCAAGACAAAAATAATTTTACCTCAAAATATTACTAATTTAAATTTAGGAAAGACAATAGATATACAAAAAAAAGAATCTATAACTACTGCTCCTCTTTTTGAAAATAAGTGGTGGCTTTGGGGAATAACAGGACTTATAATAATTCTGCTCGGTTATTTCACTATAGGCATGATGAAGAAAGAACTTTGA
- a CDS encoding DUF2339 domain-containing protein, producing the protein MVKEFGKSSNKSASFTFTLEDPNLLGRKPMLMANDQDQINILLQKLEILLKKQQDFNIEVNEIRRDIQILRNTQALKFTEDSNKKFQEEPISKPIVETSKLIEPEITENPVQIKQTIDPNSNKPVDPPKTKSTLPKKKSNLEKFIGENLINKIGILITVIGVVIGAKYSIENNLISPLTRIILGYLVGLGLIGFGIKLKAKYESYSAVLVSGALAILYFITFAAYDLYALFPQLIAFAIMLLCTVFGVVAALNYNKQVIAHIGLVGAYAVPFLLSKDSGNITALFSYISLINVGLLAISFKKYWKALYYVSFTFTWLIYSYWFFFESDDYHNNFILGFTFLATFFTIFYITFLAFKLVKTEVFKVGDIVLILLNSFIFYGFGIAWLYNYEGGESYLGLFTVFNALIHFIITVIIFKRKLADRKLFFMTSGFVLSFITIAVPVQLDGNWVTLIWALEAALLFWIGRTKKVTFYEYLSFIMVALTMVSLMMDWEQGYHWRNTSDVWSPILNTTFLTSLICISAYGFMTWLQLKTPSTKPSFVQNCMKICIPALFLGTLYLALYFEIEHYWNNTFQASKINIENSIGNYPEYNYNIVDLESVWLIIYTMVFITALGLINNFKLKNKTLGIVSLIAALLTTFTFLTSGLYILSELRENYITQELAEFYKIGIYNIYIRYISFAFFAFLLFAIYKVAQKEYLKINYKIPFEILLHISIIWILSSELLNWMDLAGSNQSYKLGLSILWGVYALLLIALGIWKKKKYLRVGAIVLFSLTLIKLFFYDISSLNTIAKTIVFVSLGVLLLIISFLYNKYKHIISDEVK; encoded by the coding sequence TTGGTAAAGGAATTTGGCAAATCTTCCAACAAATCTGCTTCTTTTACGTTTACATTAGAAGACCCTAATTTATTGGGGCGTAAACCAATGCTTATGGCTAACGACCAAGACCAAATAAATATCTTGCTGCAAAAATTAGAAATTCTTTTAAAAAAGCAGCAAGATTTTAATATTGAAGTAAATGAAATACGAAGGGATATTCAAATATTAAGAAATACCCAAGCCTTAAAGTTTACTGAAGATTCTAATAAAAAGTTTCAAGAAGAACCTATATCCAAGCCTATTGTTGAAACTTCCAAATTGATAGAACCGGAAATTACCGAAAACCCCGTTCAAATTAAACAGACAATTGACCCTAACTCTAATAAACCGGTAGATCCACCTAAAACGAAATCAACTCTACCCAAGAAAAAATCAAATCTCGAAAAATTTATTGGTGAAAACCTCATCAATAAAATTGGAATATTGATTACGGTAATTGGCGTTGTCATAGGTGCAAAATACTCTATAGAAAATAATTTAATTAGTCCGCTAACAAGAATTATACTTGGTTATTTAGTAGGTTTAGGTTTAATTGGATTTGGTATTAAATTAAAAGCAAAATACGAGAGCTATAGTGCCGTTTTGGTCAGTGGTGCGCTCGCAATACTGTACTTTATAACATTTGCCGCATATGATCTTTATGCGCTCTTTCCACAACTAATAGCCTTTGCTATAATGCTCCTATGTACCGTTTTTGGTGTTGTAGCAGCATTAAATTACAATAAACAGGTAATTGCACATATTGGTCTTGTAGGGGCCTACGCAGTGCCGTTCTTACTGAGTAAGGATTCTGGCAACATAACTGCTTTATTTAGCTACATCTCCTTAATTAATGTGGGCTTATTGGCGATTTCATTTAAAAAATATTGGAAAGCACTCTACTACGTTTCCTTTACTTTTACTTGGCTTATATATAGCTATTGGTTCTTTTTTGAAAGTGATGATTACCATAATAATTTTATTTTAGGCTTTACCTTTTTAGCTACTTTCTTTACTATATTTTACATTACATTTTTAGCTTTTAAACTAGTTAAAACCGAGGTGTTTAAGGTTGGCGACATTGTATTAATCTTACTCAACTCCTTTATATTTTACGGTTTTGGTATTGCATGGCTTTATAATTATGAGGGCGGTGAGTCTTATCTGGGTCTATTTACGGTTTTTAATGCGTTGATTCATTTTATTATCACGGTAATAATTTTTAAAAGAAAATTGGCAGACAGAAAGTTATTTTTCATGACTTCTGGCTTTGTTCTTTCGTTTATCACCATTGCTGTTCCTGTTCAATTAGATGGCAACTGGGTAACCTTGATTTGGGCATTAGAAGCTGCCCTTTTATTCTGGATAGGACGAACAAAAAAGGTAACTTTCTATGAGTATCTTTCTTTTATCATGGTGGCTCTGACCATGGTTAGTTTAATGATGGATTGGGAACAGGGATATCATTGGAGAAATACTTCTGATGTATGGAGCCCCATATTAAACACTACCTTTTTAACCTCTTTAATTTGTATTTCCGCATACGGATTCATGACCTGGCTTCAATTAAAAACTCCATCAACAAAACCATCTTTTGTACAGAATTGTATGAAAATATGTATACCTGCCTTGTTTCTTGGTACGCTATATTTAGCTTTATATTTTGAAATTGAACACTATTGGAACAATACTTTTCAAGCCTCTAAAATTAATATCGAGAATTCCATTGGCAACTACCCTGAATACAATTACAATATTGTTGATCTTGAATCTGTTTGGCTTATAATTTACACTATGGTATTTATCACCGCATTAGGTTTGATAAACAACTTCAAGTTAAAAAACAAAACCCTAGGTATTGTATCTTTGATTGCTGCTCTTTTAACGACATTTACTTTTTTAACGAGTGGTCTTTACATACTTAGCGAATTACGCGAAAACTATATAACCCAGGAACTCGCCGAGTTTTATAAAATTGGAATATATAATATATACATACGTTATATTTCATTTGCATTTTTTGCTTTCTTACTTTTTGCTATTTACAAAGTAGCCCAAAAGGAATATCTAAAAATCAACTACAAAATACCCTTTGAAATTTTACTGCACATTTCTATCATCTGGATTCTTAGTAGCGAGTTGCTAAATTGGATGGATCTAGCAGGATCTAATCAATCATACAAACTAGGTCTAAGCATTTTATGGGGCGTTTATGCACTACTTCTTATTGCACTAGGAATTTGGAAAAAGAAAAAATACCTGCGTGTAGGTGCTATCGTACTATTTTCATTAACATTGATCAAATTGTTTTTCTATGATATTTCTTCATTGAATACTATTGCTAAGACTATAGTATTCGTTTCCCTTGGAGTTTTATTATTGATCATTTCATTTCTTTACAATAAATACAAACACATTATTTCAGATGAAGTCAAATAA
- a CDS encoding DUF4177 domain-containing protein, giving the protein MKQYKVETLIYYSKLTFDKYHIVDNSNKEIQEKLDSYAKDGWRLVSTDASNFGAAMYIYLYFEK; this is encoded by the coding sequence ATGAAACAATACAAAGTTGAAACACTTATTTATTATTCGAAACTTACGTTTGACAAATACCATATTGTAGATAATTCCAACAAAGAAATTCAAGAAAAATTAGATAGCTACGCAAAAGATGGTTGGCGTTTGGTTTCTACAGATGCATCTAATTTTGGTGCAGCTATGTATATCTACCTGTATTTTGAAAAATAA